A window of Ammospiza nelsoni isolate bAmmNel1 chromosome 19, bAmmNel1.pri, whole genome shotgun sequence contains these coding sequences:
- the LOC132081905 gene encoding TBC1 domain family member 24-like, which produces MLQLGLSVPRCPGGAAAACPMAEPGTGEEPGTGPEALGSSPVTIVVTSEADTWDIDTSPGRGCGPFVDWAQMPEAQGPARIPRDVLGRPPKELKRLAREGCWAGSHAGRARLYPRLIQRVSCRLVTPDALVYRDVAGRLFGQRSVSSHPLPEFLEGCPVPTYCLSPRGVTALRKILICVGALFPDITHSPLLPALAALLLHYSEDEARCFESLSRLIASNAPHAAYIDQSFLAHQASCMTFGDLASKHCPAAHKLVAGAADNVLEVYSEWLSWLFPGLPLAYAVRVLDVFLLEGQKVLYRIGLALLKQFRLSAAPAGPQGSDVKAELQAFVRNIAQHVSVDKLLERAFGIRLFSRKEIWLLHMANRKALVERGITVVQRRPSFHLAVDMQKFSSSTVTAQEMRLVWSWLPERFSLFPPLLLFSTSQDGCSLQRFYTCCEGYEPTVLLIKTTDGEVCGAFLSSDWAERKKSGATSGFFGTGECFVFTVRPEAERYEWVLIQRPELAKAVPRSRQRSPSPAPESLLGSSRDSSSPQHLAMPSAQGRGRLSPFLATRHFLLPSKTASMFMSGSRDGIVIGGGGGQALSLDASLLRGHTERCETFDNPPLCRENFQVQLLEVWGFQSA; this is translated from the exons atgctgcagctggggctcagcGTGCCCCGCTGCCCCGGGGGCGCGGCCGCCGCCTGCCCCATGGCCGAGCCGGGCACGGGCGAGGAGCCGGGCACGGGGCCGG AGGCGCTGGGCTCATCCCCGGTCACCATCGTGGTCACGTCCGAGGCCGACACGTGGGACATCGACACCTccccgggccggggctgcgggcccTTCGTGGACTGGGCCCAGATGCCGGAGGCGCAGGGCCCGGCGCGGATCCCGCGGGACGTGCTGGGCAGACCCCCGAAGGAGCTGAAGCGGCTGGCGAGGGAAGGCTGCTGGGCCGGGAGCCAcgcgggccgggcccggctcTACCCCCGGCTCATCCAGCGCGTCTCCTGCCGCCTGGTCACCCCCGACGCGCTCGTGTACCGGGACGTGGCCGGCCGGCTCTTCGGGCAGCGCAGCGTGAGCTCGCACCCCCTGCCCGAGTTCCTGGagggctgccccgtgcccacCTACTGCCTCAGCCCGCGCGGGGTCACGGCCCTGAGGAAGATCCTCATCTGCGTGGGCGCCCTGTTCCCCGACATCACGCACAGCCCGCTGCTGCCGGCGCTGGcggcgctgctgctgcactACAGCGAGGACGAGGCCCGGTGCTTCGAGAGCCTCTCGCGCCTCATCGCCAGCAACGCTCCCCACGCCGCCTACATCGACCAGTCCTTCCTGGCGCACCAGGCCTCCTGCATGACCTTCGGGGACCTGGCCAGCAAGCACTGCCCCGCGGCCCACAAGCTCGTCGCCGGCGCCGCCGACAACGTGCTCGAGGTCTACTCGGAGTGGCTGTCGTGGCTCTTCCCCGGGCTGCCCTTGGCCTACGCCGTGCGCGTGCTGGACGTGTTCCTGCTGGAGGGCCAGAAGGTGCTGTACCGCATCGGCCTGGCCCTGCTCAAGCAGTTCCGGCTCTCGGCGGCCCCGGCCGGGCCGCAGGGCTCCGACGTCAAGGCCGAGCTGCAGGCCTTCGTCAGGAACATCGCCCAGCACGTCAGCGTGGACAAACTCCTGGAGAGAGCCTTCGGCATCCGCCTCTTCTCCCGCAAGGAGATCTGGCTGCTGCACATGGCCAACAGGAAGGCCTTGGTGGAGAGGGGCATCACCGTGGTGCAGAGGAG GCCGTCCTTCCACCTGGCCGTGGACATGCAGAAGTTCAGCTCCAGCACGGTCACGGCACAGGAGATGCGCCTCGTCTGGTCCTGGCTGCCCGAGCGCTTCTCGCTCTTCCCCCCgctgctgctcttctccacCTCCCAGGAcggctgcagcctgcagag GTTCTACACGTGCTGTGAAGGCTACGAACCCACGGTGCTGCTCATCAAAACCACCGACGGGGAG GTGTGTGGGGCCTTTCTCTCCTCCGACTGGGCCGAAAGGAAGAAGAGCGGAGCCACCTCGGGCTTTTTTGGGACAGGGGAGTGCTTTGTGTTCACT GTGCGCCCCGAGGCAGAGAGGTACGAGTGGGTGCTCATCCAGAGGCCAGAGCTGGCCAAGGCCGTGCCGCGCTCCCGGCAGCGCTCGCCTTCCCCCGCTCCCGAGTCCCTGCTCGGCTCCTCCCGGGACAgctccagcccccagcaccTGGCCATGCCCTCGGCGCAGGGCAGAGGCCGCCTGTCCCCGTTCCTGGCCACCAGGCACTTCCTGCTGCCCTCCAAAACGGCCTCCATGTTCATGTCCGGCTCCCGGGACGGCATCGTTATCG GCGGAGGGGGAGGCCAAGCGCTGTCCCTGGACGCCAGCCTGCTGCGGGGACACACGGAGCGCTGCGAGACCTTCGACAACCCCCCGCTCTGCCGGGAGAACTtccaggtgcagctcctggaggtgTGGGGCTTCCAGAGCGCCTAg